The following coding sequences are from one Cydia splendana chromosome 15, ilCydSple1.2, whole genome shotgun sequence window:
- the LOC134797270 gene encoding MORN repeat-containing protein 4-like has translation MTDEVEPDEQKKVVVKETPVVFDEGTFVHETGDTYEGAFEARKKDRFLKMHGPGVYTTAEGVVYTGNWEGDRLVGDDVTITYADGSKYEGSIKDWTYNGRGKYTYPDGTVLNTEFVENCPVKYMALTDPNGHVWLGRADVGFGLLEPWNHYYQALERPSEKSQSSQERSVQHN, from the exons ATGACTGACGAAGTAGAGCCCGATGAACAAAAGAAGGTAGTGGTGAAAGAAACCCCAGTGGTGTTCGACGAGGGGACTTTCGTGCACGAAACCGGGGACACCTACGAAGGCGCTTTCGAGGCGAGGAAGAAGGACAGGTTCCTGAAGATGCACG GTCCCGGCGTCTACACCACGGCAGAAGGCGTTGTATACACCGGCAACTGGGAAGGCGACCGCCTCGTTGGCGACGATGTAACCATAACTTACGCTGACGGCTCTAAATACGAGGGATCAATCAAAGACTGGACCTACAACGGTAGAGGCAAATACACGTATCCCGATGGCACGGTGTTGAACACGGAATTTGTTGAGAACTGTCCTGTGAAATATATGGCGCTGACAGATCCGAACGGCCATGTGTGGTTGGGAAGGGCGGACGTCGGGTTTGGACTGCTGGAACCTTGGAACCACTACTATCAGGCGTTAGAAAGACCGAGTGAGAAATCGCAGAGTAGCCAGGAAAGGTCTGTTCAACATAACTAG